The Bacteroidia bacterium genome contains a region encoding:
- a CDS encoding amidohydrolase family protein, which produces MFYNCHIHTFKDTDVPRKFLPLGLVRILSTTVGFNLISKALNYLNPFSDKDTYDRYVKFVRIGRLGSQENIFNECRRYYPDDTKFAILPMDMAFMGAGDVPRKYDEQIIELSDLTKKYPQIIPFIHIDPRREGFMELLKKSVEEWGIKGVKIYPSLGIFPYDERLYPVYEYCVKNNLPVITHCSPYNPVHFKGKDKELRTLLSKSKIPIDYKGKKRKELCANFTNPKNWEYVLNDFKTLKLCLAHFGSSYFWNEYLENPGSNDNWFVTIKDMIPKYENLYTDISFTLSEQEYFPLLKVLLSDTVLKNKILFGSDYYMVETEATERRFALDLRAYIGEENFTAIAVNNPKVFFV; this is translated from the coding sequence ATGTTCTACAACTGCCACATTCATACGTTTAAAGATACCGATGTGCCACGTAAATTTTTACCGTTGGGACTGGTTAGAATTCTTTCAACTACTGTAGGTTTTAATTTAATCTCAAAAGCATTAAATTACCTGAATCCGTTTTCGGATAAAGATACATATGACAGATATGTGAAATTTGTTAGGATTGGACGACTTGGCTCGCAGGAAAATATTTTTAACGAATGTAGAAGGTATTATCCAGATGACACAAAATTTGCAATTCTGCCCATGGATATGGCATTTATGGGAGCAGGCGATGTACCACGAAAATACGACGAGCAAATAATAGAGCTTTCTGATTTAACAAAAAAATATCCTCAGATAATTCCTTTTATTCATATCGACCCGCGTAGAGAGGGATTTATGGAACTTCTTAAAAAATCTGTTGAAGAGTGGGGAATAAAGGGAGTAAAAATTTATCCTTCACTTGGTATTTTCCCATACGATGAAAGGCTTTATCCTGTTTACGAATATTGTGTTAAAAATAATTTGCCTGTAATTACTCATTGCAGTCCTTATAATCCTGTTCATTTTAAAGGAAAGGATAAAGAATTGCGTACGTTGTTATCAAAATCTAAAATACCTATAGATTATAAAGGTAAAAAACGAAAAGAGCTTTGTGCCAATTTTACTAACCCAAAAAACTGGGAATATGTTTTAAATGATTTTAAAACTCTTAAATTATGTCTGGCACATTTTGGCTCCTCATATTTCTGGAATGAATATTTAGAAAACCCCGGTAGTAACGATAATTGGTTTGTTACAATAAAAGATATGATACCAAAATACGAAAATTTATATACCGATATTTCTTTTACACTTAGCGAACAGGAATATTTCCCATTATTAAAAGTATTGTTAAGCGATACTGTGCTTAAAAACAAAATACTTTTTGGCTCCGATTATTATATGGTAGAAACCGAAGCTACCGAACGCCGCTTTGCACTCGATCTGCGTGCATATATAGGCGAAGAAAACTTTACAGCTATTGCAGTAAATAATCCTAAAGTGTTTTTTGTTTAA
- a CDS encoding tail fiber domain-containing protein, with protein sequence MRKLFLISFICLATTAISFAQLKVLTNGNVGIKNTNPSRPFHVTGSAVFTSGTTISSFSPYIRGKNGTTTASSPEYSWVNDSTTGIFHPATNILGFTIGGSEKLRVESDGDVCIGVTSSSNQGKVYIQQTNYNATSLRVFKNATGTFGYNFVSQVLDTATKSIVSQISGVDKFCVFGNGKTQIGAVFSPTPHMLTVWGTTYSYQGYYSSDIQYKQNITPVATAIDKLNQLNGVRYSYNSAAFPQMNFPSGFTYGVIAQEVQAILPELVQTDSTGYLAVNYDGLIPILIEAIKEQQVTIKNQEYRLNTVETDLVNCCNIKPSSTEKSTIISGGNGENNSIEKQNGSSNPSLYQNIPNPFKEKTTIRYYLPNESTMASLLVFDMNGKLIKTYPINSTGNGNIEINGGELQPGMYMYSLIANGKEVDTKKMILTE encoded by the coding sequence ATGAGAAAACTATTTTTGATTTCGTTTATCTGTTTAGCTACTACAGCTATTTCTTTTGCACAATTAAAAGTATTAACAAATGGAAATGTTGGTATTAAAAATACTAATCCTTCAAGACCATTTCACGTAACTGGTAGCGCAGTTTTCACATCAGGTACAACAATCAGTTCTTTTTCTCCATACATAAGGGGAAAAAACGGTACAACAACCGCTTCTTCGCCTGAATATTCTTGGGTAAATGATTCAACAACCGGAATTTTTCATCCTGCAACCAATATTTTAGGTTTCACAATAGGAGGTTCCGAAAAATTAAGAGTGGAGTCTGATGGGGATGTTTGTATTGGAGTAACATCTTCAAGTAATCAGGGAAAAGTTTATATCCAACAAACCAATTACAATGCTACAAGTTTGCGAGTTTTTAAAAACGCAACGGGAACATTTGGTTACAATTTTGTTTCTCAAGTTTTAGATACTGCAACTAAATCAATAGTATCACAAATTTCAGGAGTCGATAAATTCTGTGTTTTTGGAAACGGAAAAACTCAAATTGGTGCCGTTTTTTCTCCAACACCTCATATGTTGACTGTTTGGGGGACTACTTATAGCTATCAAGGTTATTATAGTTCTGATATTCAATATAAACAAAACATTACCCCTGTTGCAACAGCAATTGACAAATTGAACCAACTTAACGGTGTAAGATATTCTTATAACAGTGCTGCATTTCCTCAAATGAATTTTCCATCAGGTTTCACTTATGGAGTAATTGCACAGGAAGTTCAAGCAATATTGCCGGAATTAGTTCAGACCGATTCTACAGGTTATCTTGCTGTAAACTATGATGGATTAATACCAATTTTGATTGAAGCTATAAAAGAACAACAAGTTACAATAAAAAATCAGGAATATCGCTTAAATACTGTGGAAACCGACCTTGTTAACTGTTGTAACATTAAACCAAGTAGTACTGAAAAATCAACAATTATTTCTGGTGGTAACGGTGAAAATAATTCAATAGAAAAACAAAATGGAAGTTCAAATCCATCTCTATACCAAAATATACCAAACCCATTTAAAGAAAAAACAACTATACGATATTATTTGCCAAATGAAAGCACCATGGCATCACTCCTTGTTTTTGACATGAACGGAAAACTAATTAAAACATATCCTATTAATTCAACAGGTAATGGAAATATTGAAATAAATGGAGGCGAACTGCAACCCGGAATGTATATGTACAGTCTTATTGCAAATGGCAAAGAGGTCGATACAAAGAAAATGATTTTAACAGAATAA
- a CDS encoding glycoside hydrolase family 16 protein, whose product MKKLILFLLLITFALTALIKNMQAQLITNDKNWNTTPVFGDEFNGPRSPWSYYWVDSVYQNKWQAAYDGNTIHMQASWEHEVFRKANAIIDTTNGNAILHAEYNGGLIPWRTYDLVPGHSRDTVDTLLYYWSGSLTSVQTFKYGYFEARCKLPSNRGAFPAFWLFNWYCNDCYREIDIMEHSWEQLFTYQHPTSDSARIFNGGLYYSNVPNVINRYGDHCYYVAPPDSDMYSWHTYAAEWSPKRVIWYFDNKVISEYLGDSVPENYMKIILNYAVDAWALDYYTKIPIPSVIATYPNNMTIDYVHVNQLKCGCDTNAVIQNNSQLLAYYYSVKKTITIDGNGTTIAVPASSKAVFRATDGITINKDFEVPLDSELDLITHPCPQ is encoded by the coding sequence ATGAAAAAGTTGATTTTGTTTTTGTTATTGATTACCTTTGCTTTAACTGCATTAATAAAAAATATGCAAGCGCAATTGATAACTAACGATAAAAACTGGAATACAACTCCGGTTTTCGGTGATGAATTTAATGGACCGCGCTCTCCATGGAGTTATTATTGGGTTGATTCTGTTTATCAAAATAAGTGGCAGGCTGCATATGATGGAAATACCATACATATGCAAGCATCTTGGGAACATGAAGTCTTTAGAAAAGCAAATGCTATAATTGATACAACAAATGGTAACGCTATATTGCATGCAGAATACAATGGTGGGCTTATCCCTTGGAGAACATATGATTTAGTGCCGGGTCATAGTCGGGATACTGTAGATACCCTTCTTTATTATTGGTCAGGTTCTCTTACATCTGTTCAAACATTTAAATATGGCTATTTCGAGGCACGTTGCAAATTACCTTCAAATAGGGGTGCATTTCCAGCCTTTTGGTTGTTTAACTGGTATTGTAACGATTGTTACAGAGAAATTGACATAATGGAGCATTCATGGGAACAGTTATTTACATATCAGCATCCGACATCAGATTCTGCCCGTATTTTTAATGGTGGATTATATTATAGCAATGTTCCTAATGTAATTAATCGTTATGGCGACCATTGTTATTATGTTGCACCACCTGATTCCGACATGTACAGTTGGCATACCTATGCTGCCGAATGGTCCCCTAAAAGGGTTATCTGGTATTTCGATAATAAAGTTATTTCAGAATATCTGGGTGATTCGGTTCCAGAAAATTATATGAAAATAATTCTTAATTATGCAGTTGACGCTTGGGCTTTAGATTATTATACTAAAATACCTATTCCAAGTGTTATTGCCACATATCCAAATAATATGACCATTGATTACGTTCATGTAAATCAACTAAAATGTGGTTGCGATACAAATGCAGTAATTCAGAATAATTCCCAATTATTGGCATATTATTATAGTGTAAAAAAAACAATTACGATCGATGGTAACGGAACCACTATTGCAGTTCCAGCAAGCAGTAAAGCTGTTTTTAGAGCTACTGATGGCATAACAATTAATAAAGATTTTGAAGTGCCATTGGACAGCGAATTGGATTTGATTACTCATCCTTGCCCTCAATAA
- a CDS encoding T9SS type A sorting domain-containing protein, translated as MKTKIFILIALATLSFQFSTFNCFSQTKQTLADTNIIFYDYIPDVVLYGSISQNDSLRIDLNQDGVLDFRFYYTTFPSPMYPFVGSLNSNVNSYLFSLTNTDSLNNPSINWHTGSDFWNPLDYPDVYWGIRITNGSNNYYGWIHALGGGTKAYTMTIDKYAFCKIPNYPFHVGQTTVSTGVPIIENPDSTNVYLSNTSIIVQSGKRIKNVTVTSANGVVVALQNNINSYSASISTAGIAHGTYIVQVQFNDLSVYTKQIVI; from the coding sequence ATGAAAACAAAAATATTTATATTGATTGCTTTAGCAACTTTAAGCTTTCAATTTTCAACTTTCAATTGTTTTTCACAAACAAAGCAAACATTAGCAGACACTAACATCATTTTTTATGATTATATTCCTGATGTGGTTTTGTATGGCTCAATAAGCCAAAATGATTCTTTGCGCATTGACTTAAACCAGGATGGTGTTTTGGATTTCAGGTTTTATTATACAACTTTTCCATCTCCAATGTACCCTTTTGTAGGTAGTTTAAACAGCAATGTTAATTCATACTTATTCAGTTTGACAAATACAGATTCGTTAAATAATCCATCCATAAACTGGCATACTGGAAGTGATTTTTGGAATCCCCTTGATTATCCTGATGTATATTGGGGAATTAGAATTACAAATGGCAGCAATAATTATTACGGATGGATACATGCCCTTGGAGGTGGTACAAAAGCATATACAATGACTATCGATAAATATGCTTTTTGCAAAATTCCAAATTATCCATTTCATGTAGGTCAAACAACAGTAAGTACTGGAGTACCAATTATAGAGAACCCTGATAGCACAAATGTATATTTGTCAAACACCAGCATAATTGTACAGTCAGGTAAAAGGATAAAGAATGTTACTGTAACAAGTGCTAATGGTGTTGTTGTTGCATTACAAAATAATATTAACTCATATTCTGCAAGTATAAGTACAGCAGGTATTGCACACGGTACTTATATTGTGCAAGTACAGTTTAATGATTTAAGTGTTTATACTAAGCAAATTGTTATATAA
- a CDS encoding PorT family protein has translation MKQIIIIILLFAITSMAFGQQSKINLGIEVAPSLIFLRGNEMLEKYNDPTLGYAGGIFLQYNVSEQFSLATNIVFEKKGCIATGTETNAIGDEIGKFTTRTNFNYLSAPLLLRYSFGKSTKCYINGGPFFSYLIKGSAVSKGTNTPRSVFDYTPLYKHLDLGIAAGVGVLIPASEKLSYVVELRNNLGLYDISDGPVYNDGKIITNSTNLLFGVIF, from the coding sequence ATGAAACAAATAATAATTATTATTCTGCTCTTTGCTATAACTTCTATGGCTTTTGGGCAACAATCTAAAATTAATTTAGGAATTGAAGTTGCTCCCAGCCTGATATTTTTAAGAGGTAACGAAATGTTGGAAAAATATAATGACCCGACATTGGGTTATGCCGGAGGCATTTTTTTACAATATAATGTTTCGGAACAGTTTTCACTTGCAACAAATATTGTATTCGAGAAAAAAGGTTGTATTGCAACAGGAACAGAGACAAATGCTATTGGAGATGAAATAGGTAAATTTACTACACGAACAAATTTTAATTACCTGTCGGCACCGCTGTTATTGCGTTATTCATTCGGAAAAAGTACGAAATGTTATATAAATGGTGGTCCGTTTTTCAGCTATTTAATAAAAGGTTCGGCAGTTTCAAAAGGTACAAATACACCAAGATCTGTTTTTGATTACACCCCGTTATATAAACATTTAGACCTCGGAATTGCAGCAGGAGTAGGCGTTTTAATTCCGGCTTCAGAAAAATTGTCCTATGTAGTTGAGCTTAGAAATAACTTAGGTTTATATGATATTAGTGATGGTCCTGTATATAATGATGGAAAAATAATAACAAATTCTACAAATTTATTATTTGGTGTTATCTTCTGA
- a CDS encoding DUF4328 domain-containing protein, translated as MAYYNWEKIVAGYSESELQRIYREKDKEPTDKVDATIGEMIKRGLLSADFKFIPKPSIEEFIINISEVSGTKSNIKKARYTIAIIAVFILIDIAVIVISAMQYQLLDSVEKGLPVTNEMIFNNNIRELVVIIVYLLVYVFSTIIFLKWFKSAYDNLHKRFSKCEYASGWAIGWWFIPVVSLYKPYYIMKEMITNNSILILQRGISVRKNYKTYYLGLWWTLWLFTHIISIRPFDIDNLYVQIFYTILTIVVAFLDILLVFFTISMIKRFSYIEELLYKSEIKNNQITMS; from the coding sequence ATGGCATATTATAATTGGGAAAAAATTGTAGCAGGTTATTCTGAAAGCGAATTACAAAGAATATATCGCGAAAAGGATAAAGAACCAACCGACAAGGTTGATGCTACTATTGGCGAGATGATAAAAAGAGGTCTGCTTAGCGCAGATTTTAAATTTATTCCCAAGCCATCCATTGAAGAGTTTATTATAAATATTTCAGAAGTTTCAGGAACAAAATCAAATATTAAAAAAGCAAGATATACAATTGCCATTATAGCAGTATTTATTTTAATTGACATTGCAGTTATAGTAATATCAGCAATGCAATACCAACTTCTTGATTCTGTAGAAAAAGGATTACCTGTTACAAACGAAATGATATTTAATAATAATATACGGGAATTAGTTGTAATAATTGTGTATTTGTTGGTTTATGTATTTTCAACAATAATATTTCTTAAGTGGTTTAAGTCGGCATATGATAATCTGCATAAAAGATTTTCAAAATGCGAATATGCAAGCGGATGGGCGATAGGATGGTGGTTTATTCCGGTTGTTTCATTATATAAACCTTATTATATTATGAAAGAAATGATAACAAATAACAGTATTTTGATTTTGCAAAGAGGAATATCTGTCAGAAAAAACTATAAAACTTATTATTTAGGTTTATGGTGGACTTTGTGGCTTTTTACGCATATTATTTCTATAAGACCATTTGATATAGATAATCTATATGTTCAGATTTTCTATACAATTCTAACAATTGTTGTGGCATTTTTAGATATATTGCTTGTGTTTTTTACAATTTCAATGATTAAGAGATTTTCATATATTGAAGAACTATTATATAAAAGTGAAATAAAAAATAATCAAATTACCATGAGTTAA
- a CDS encoding DUF3830 family protein gives MTGFQIRTADKTVIRFKLYNDNAPVTSKAFLTLLPFTRKFFHARVSGQEIWVDNAPSLDIIQENASVFTEPGEVVFGPLKPARAKTSNCMGIYYGEGKGLDCCNIFAKVYDEDFSLLKTLGDNIWKYGVQEIIFEKLD, from the coding sequence ATGACAGGATTTCAAATTAGAACAGCCGACAAAACGGTTATCCGTTTTAAATTATATAATGATAATGCACCTGTAACATCTAAAGCATTTTTGACTTTACTGCCGTTTACCCGCAAATTTTTTCATGCAAGAGTGTCGGGGCAGGAGATATGGGTTGACAATGCACCATCACTGGATATTATTCAAGAAAATGCTTCGGTATTTACCGAACCAGGCGAAGTTGTGTTTGGTCCATTAAAACCTGCAAGAGCAAAAACATCAAATTGCATGGGTATTTATTATGGAGAGGGCAAGGGACTAGATTGTTGTAACATATTTGCAAAAGTTTATGACGAAGATTTTAGCTTGTTAAAAACACTTGGTGACAATATCTGGAAATACGGAGTTCAGGAAATAATTTTTGAAAAACTTGATTAA
- a CDS encoding WG repeat-containing protein: protein MFKALIIFTLLIYISLDNHAQTYVFKFRAVKGKLWGYADINGKTIIEPQYPFCNDFADNGIALVFFVKYEYGDFIRLNGEYIKPEPEEFSLNNIMGRAVQGYAEGFVAVKNNNKWGYLNSQGKIAIPFKYDEASYFNNGYAIVKSGKSFLVLDTTGTETKINIDEIKLCRPFIEGRAPIFLKTDKFGFINTKGNIVIEPEFAGVGYFYSGIAWARALNNNIGFIDTTGKWVIEPLFDIAMDFDTESGMAQVRKDGKWVFVNKTGQIFDFDMSERIIGYSEGLARGIKEGLTGFYNNEGKWIIQPKYENARDFKNGYAAVEFEGKWGFIDKKGNWIIQPTYSALGDVVIVK, encoded by the coding sequence ATGTTTAAGGCATTAATAATATTCACACTTCTTATTTACATTTCATTAGATAATCATGCTCAAACTTACGTGTTTAAATTCAGAGCAGTAAAAGGAAAATTATGGGGATATGCCGACATTAACGGAAAAACAATTATAGAACCACAATATCCTTTTTGCAACGATTTTGCTGATAATGGAATTGCATTGGTTTTCTTTGTTAAATATGAGTATGGAGATTTTATCAGATTAAATGGAGAATACATAAAACCTGAACCAGAAGAATTTAGTCTTAACAATATTATGGGACGTGCAGTTCAGGGTTATGCAGAAGGATTCGTAGCCGTTAAAAATAACAATAAATGGGGTTATTTAAATTCGCAGGGAAAAATTGCAATTCCTTTTAAATATGACGAAGCTTCATACTTTAACAATGGTTACGCAATTGTTAAATCCGGAAAATCTTTTCTTGTTCTTGACACTACCGGAACCGAGACTAAAATAAATATCGATGAAATTAAATTGTGCAGACCATTTATAGAAGGTCGTGCCCCTATCTTTTTAAAAACAGACAAATTTGGATTTATCAACACTAAAGGGAACATTGTTATAGAACCAGAATTTGCAGGTGTTGGTTATTTTTATTCGGGTATAGCATGGGCAAGAGCCTTAAATAATAATATCGGATTTATTGACACTACAGGTAAATGGGTTATCGAACCTTTGTTTGACATTGCCATGGATTTTGATACCGAAAGCGGAATGGCACAGGTAAGAAAAGATGGTAAATGGGTATTTGTAAACAAAACCGGACAAATATTCGACTTCGATATGTCAGAAAGAATTATCGGATATTCTGAAGGTTTAGCAAGGGGAATAAAAGAAGGTCTGACAGGCTTTTATAACAATGAGGGCAAATGGATTATTCAACCAAAATACGAAAATGCAAGAGACTTTAAAAATGGTTATGCTGCCGTTGAATTTGAAGGAAAATGGGGTTTTATAGATAAAAAAGGGAATTGGATTATTCAACCAACATACTCAGCTTTAGGAGACGTTGTTATTGTTAAATAA
- a CDS encoding C40 family peptidase, translating to MKFAIACSAVIPLRPEASEKSEMLTQIMFGEHLEVFGTVGNWANVKNSFDGYLGWIDKKTLVEIGEKQYNELNEQGLVYVLPELFSNAIDDNNNTFILPAGSSLPNFNINNSTFNIAQKVFKLTQAITQNNKSKRELICDSALNFINSPYLWGGKNPFGIDCSGLSQVTYKIAGVAIPRDASKQVSAGVSVNFLSETKPGDLAFFDNEEGIITHVGILLSPNKIIHASGKVRIDSIDHQGIYNNELNKYTHKLRVVMNMIGDI from the coding sequence ATGAAATTTGCAATTGCATGTTCTGCAGTAATTCCATTACGACCAGAAGCCTCTGAAAAAAGCGAAATGCTTACCCAGATTATGTTTGGCGAACATTTAGAAGTCTTTGGCACTGTAGGAAACTGGGCAAATGTTAAAAACTCATTTGATGGATATTTGGGCTGGATTGATAAAAAAACTCTGGTTGAAATAGGTGAGAAACAGTACAATGAATTAAACGAGCAAGGCTTGGTTTACGTATTACCTGAACTATTTTCAAATGCTATTGACGATAATAATAATACATTTATTTTACCTGCCGGAAGTTCATTACCAAATTTTAATATAAATAATTCAACTTTTAACATAGCACAAAAGGTATTTAAATTAACACAGGCAATAACACAAAACAATAAATCGAAACGTGAACTTATTTGCGATTCAGCTTTAAATTTTATTAATTCGCCATACCTATGGGGTGGCAAAAATCCTTTCGGAATAGATTGTTCCGGGCTTTCTCAGGTTACATATAAAATAGCCGGTGTAGCTATTCCAAGAGATGCGAGCAAACAGGTTTCTGCAGGTGTGTCTGTAAATTTTTTAAGTGAAACAAAACCCGGCGATCTTGCTTTTTTTGATAATGAAGAAGGAATTATTACTCATGTTGGAATTTTGCTAAGTCCAAATAAAATTATTCATGCTTCTGGCAAAGTAAGAATTGATTCCATTGACCATCAGGGAATATACAACAACGAATTAAATAAATATACACATAAGCTACGAGTTGTTATGAATATGATTGGAGATATTTAA